AGTTACATCACCATCGCAACAACCATAAACGAGGAACAAAGATGATGTCCAAAACTACCGAATTAACCTCAACCCAATTTAATCCCTTTTGGGATTTAGCAACCTCTCTCAGCTTTGGTGGCGGTGGCGGTGGCGGTAGATCGTCAGGAGGTGGCGGAGGCAGCTCCAGTAGTAGTGGTGGTGGCTTTTGGTCGAATGCTTTCGGGGGCGGTGCGAATACTGGCAACGAGGGGAACGAAGGCAATGAGGGTGACGAGAATAATGAGGGAAATGAGGGCAACGAAGGGGACGAAGGGAATGAAGGCAATTTCTTTCGTGACATCGGTAGCGGTATAAGCAACATCGCCGGGAATGTCGGTGGAGCCATCGATCGTGCCGCTGGATTTATAGGAGATCACAATGGCAATGAAGGAAACGAAGGGAATGATTATACGCCTCCAAGCAATACCGACAGTCGGGGTGTTGTAGCTGGGAAAGCGAATGTTGTTGTTTCCGAATACAAATTGCCAGGTGGAACCACACACCTAACTGTTTCGTTTTATGACAGTAATGGCCGATTGGTTGATGAAATGAATGGGCTAGCAACCAGTGCAAATGGAGTCCCTAAAGCTATTGGAATGCCGTGGGATACCTCAGACACGATTGATTTCTATTCTTCCACTCAAAATTCTTACCCCAATGGTCAGCCCGTAGCCTTAGGTGTTGAGTATAACGGTAAATATTCAGCCCATAACAATGCTTGGAGCGGTTCAGACGCACAAATGCAACAGATGCGCGCGCAAGCGCTATCTGCTGGGGAGCAAATCAACGCAAAAAATCTCGATTATCAGTTGCTAGACCAAAACAGTAATTCCGTCGCGAATACTCTGATGAACAGCATGGGGCTTGACATGCCTCAAGCAAATCGCATTGCGCCAGGTGCAGGAAATGACTTAATTAATCCTGCAAGATCGAATGCTGTTTCGTCGGCTAATGATGGCAACGAAGGTAACGAAGGTAACGAAGGCGACGAGGGAGACGAAGGGAACGAAGGAGACGAAGGAGACGAAGGAAACGAAGGCAACGAGGGAGACGAAGGCAACGAGGGGAACGAAGGCAACGAGGGAGACGAAGGCAACGAGGGGAACGAAGGCAACGAGGGAGACGAAGGCAACGAGGGGAACGAAGGCAACGAGGGAGACGAAGGCAACGAGGGGAACGAAGGCAACGAGGGAGACGAGGGGAACGAAGGGAACGAGGGCAACGAGGGAGACGAGGGGAACGAAGGGAACGAGGGCAACGAAGGTAACGAGGGCAACGAAGGTAACGAGGGGAACGAAGGGAACGAAGGCAACGAAGGCAACGAAGGCAACGAGGGCAACGAAGGGAACGAGGGCGGAGGCCGCTCGGGTCGCGGCGGAAAGCCCGTTGTGGTTGACCTTGATGGTGACGGAGTTGAGATTGATGAACTTGGCAAAAGCACGGCAAAGTTTGACTTCGACAATGACGGCTACCGCGAAAAAACCGCTTGGATTGGCAAGGACGACGGCCTTTTGGTCTTCGATGTGGGCAATGATGGCAAGGTCACCGAGGCCAAGGAAATCGCCTTTGCCTACCTTACCGAAGACGAGGACGACACCGACCTAGAAGCCCTGCGCGAAGTCTTTGATACCAACGGCGATGACCTGCTGAATGCGCTGGATGATGACTGGGCGCAGTTCAAAATCTGGAAAGACAGCAACCAGAACGGTATTTCCGAAGACGGCGAATTGATGAGCCTTGAGGAACTTGGCATCACCGAAATAGGTCTAATCACCCGTGAAGGCAGCTCAGAAGTGCTTGCTGATGGTACGGTCAATCACGGCCTGATCGATGTGACCATGAAAGATGGCTCAGTCGTAGATGGCGGGGATATCGCTTTTGCCTTTGATCAAAATGGCGAGCGCGAGGGTGTCGATGAAAACGGCAATACGGTGATCGAATATGAAGCGGGCGCATCCACTGACACCACAGGTGTGGTGAGCTTTAGCTTCGGGGATCAAACCCAGCTTATCCACCATCTGCACATGATGGGCTTTATGGATAACGCCCTTTCGGTTATGGAGCTAGCCGAACAAGAGGGTGACAATGTTGTCTTTAAGCAAGACGGGGTAACATTGGTCGCAGTGGAAGACACAACCATCGCTGCCTTAGCCGACGCCATGGTCGCCGACATTCAAGTGCCTGAGCCTTTAGCAGCAAGCGAGGCCACCGAGAATAGTGATCCTTCTTCCGATACGGCCGAAGATGAGCTGCTGTTTGAAGATACATATGACACTGACGAAGCCATGGCCGATGAGGAAATGCTTGATGAAAACGCGGCGCTCGTCGATAACGATCCGCTGATCGCTTATGATGGTGATACGTTCGAGTTTGATGAAGACGCAGAAGGTGATGCGCCTGACGACCACACCGCAGCAGCCTTGACCGCGCAAGCGATTGCAGAAGCAGATCAGGAAACTGTTGTCGTCGCGGCTGCTACAGTGGTTCCATCAGCTTCTCTTGAAACAGAAGAACCAACCGAAATAATCAATGAGGATGGAGCGTAATCCTAACTATAGAAAACTACTGACGCACTGAATTATATGAGTGCGTCAGTATGAATTCAGCAGTTGGCTTGTGCATCCAAACTACCATGGACAGCCAATAAATTAATCTATGTTATTGGATTTATTCATGTTTTCACTTGGCTCCGAAGTTGCGCTAGATTGGCTAGCAGCCACTGTGATTTTCTGGATTTTTTTTGGCCTTTTAAAGATGGGTGTTGCAGTCTCTAAGATGACAATTGACAAGCAGGGCAAATTTCAGATGATCTCTCGAATAGTAATCCCGTTCCGCGTGAAGTATTCTAATCACCGCATTGATCAAGCTTTATATGAAAAACTTTTGACGCTACTTTCCTATCCAGTTGCTGCACTTGGCATATTCACGTTTATTGGCTTTTTGTTGTCTGCGATATAACGCTTTTTGAAAATAGAACTTTTCACCTGTTCGATTTTTACCCCTCTCTGAACGCTCGATAGAAGTAATCCGCAAGCGGCTTGGTCAAATAGCTGAGCGGTGACCTTTCAGCGGTGCGGATATAAGCATCGACCGGCATTCCAGGAACAAGAGATTGGTCCCCTAGTTTGGAAAGTTCTGTTTTTATTGGCGAGATTTCGACTTCGTAGTAGGCTTTCCCGGTAGCTTCATCGAGGAAACTATCGGCAGAAATCGTATTTAAAACACCAAATATTTCAGGCGTAAAGCGTTGATCCAAAGCGGTGAATCGTAAGGAAACTTCCTGACCAACAACTATCTGATCTACGTCCGGTGCGGGAACTTTGGCTGAAACCACGAGAGCTTGATCTTGGGGTACAATGAACATGATTGCTTTGGCTTTTTCGACCACTGATTGCAGAGCAAATACTTGTGAGCCAAAGACAATTCCTGCGACTGGAGCCGTGACTTCCATGCGCGACAATTTTCGCAGTGCAACACCCTGCTTTTCAAAAAGCTCTGAGCGAACAGTTTCAAGATCCCGTATCTCGGTTATAGCTTTTTCCCTAATGGTTGTTTTGAGTCGAATTTTGCCAAGCTCTAACGCAGCAATCGCACTCATATGCTGACCGCGTAGAGACACCAAACGTCCACGTTCCCCTTGCAAGCGCGCACGATTACGTTGTTGTTCGAGGAGCTTGGAGCGAATAACCAAACCCTGTCCCTCAAGTTTTTCGTTGGCAGATATCTCTTGATCCAGCAAATCAATCTGAATGTGTAGAGCATCTATTTGCGCATCGACACCGCTAACCTGCTCTAGAGTTTGAGTGATTTGCTCTTTTAGTTGCGCCAACTCATTTTCATACGAGGCTCGGTGAGCTAAAAATAAGCGGTACTGGCCAGATATTAATTCCTCAGAAGGAACATGCATCAAGCCATTAAGGTTAACTGTGAAGTCTGCTACTCCATCACGTTCCGCTCTGAGCCGTGCTATCCGGGCTGACTTTTCAACGATCTGTTGCTCAATAATCGCAAGTTCTGAACGTATGTCAGTGTCGTCAAGTCGTAGCAAAGTCTGGCCGGCTTCAACGCGATCACCATTGCGAGCGTAGATGAATCCGACAATTCCACCATCCGCATGCTGAACAACTTGCCGGTTGTTTTCTACTTTGATAAGCCCCGTGGCGATAACAGCCCCGGCAATCTTTGTTTGCGTTCCCCAGACACCAAGTAGACCAATCAGCATAATAAGTGCGACAAAACCAGTGAGGAAAGCAAACCGCCCCCTCCAGCGGTGGGAGTAGCCGCCACTCATCAAAAAGCTTCCTTTTGATTTTCAGCTTGATGAATTTGCGGTACATTTTTCACTAGCCGCTGTAAGACTTCATTGCGTGGACCATGGGCGCGGATCAGGCCCTGCTTTAAAACGACAAGAGTATCACATTGTGAGATTGCCATTGGGCGATGCGTCATGACAATCACGGCCTTATTCTCAGCTTTCATGTCTATGATAGCTTTATTCAATGCTTCAGAGCCTTCGGAGTCCAACGCCGAGTTCGGTTCATCAAGGATCAGCAACGATGGATTGCCATAGAAGGCCCGCGCTAGAGCAATCCGTTGCCGCTGACCTCCCGAAAGCATACCATCGCCACCATCAAGCAGCGTGTTATAGCCTTGCGGTAAAGAAGTAATAAGGTCATGTGCATGTGCTTTTTGCGCTGCTTCCTCCACGGCTGAATCATCGGGTTTGTCACTCATACGTGCAATGTTTTCCGCAATAGTGCCCTGAAAAAGAGTTATATTTTGGGGTAAGTAGCCAATGAGCTTACCAAGCGTAACCTGATCGTATTGTTCAATTGTAGCACCGCCAAAGCGGATTTCTCCAAGTGTAGTTGGCCATAGACCCGTAATGGCACGGGCCATAGTCGACTTGCCTGAACCTGAATTTCCAATTAACCCCAGTGCCTCACCGGGCGCAACCTCAAACGAAATTTGTTGTAGCGTAGCCACGTCTCCAGCTGGCGGTATGACTGTTACTCCAACTACAGATAAATGTGCTTTGGGGCGGGTAAGACCGTGCTTTTCTTTGGTTACTGGGACTTCTGTAAGCAAGGTTGAAAGGGATTGCCAACTGTCAATAGCTCGCTGAAATTGTGACCAGCCTGAAAGTGTTTGCTCAATAGGCTGCAACGCACGCCCTAATAAGATCGATCCAGCAATAATCGCCCCACCTGTCAAATCGCCTTTGAGTACGAGATAAGCTCCAAAAGCCAACATAGCCGACTGCAAAAATAGGCGGAAGGACTTTGACAGAGTCGAAAAAGCTCCACCAAGGTCGTTTGAGCGCATTGAGTGATCGAGGGCATTCCGCCGATAGGATACCCAGCGTTTCAGAACATCAGGCAACATACCCTGAGACAGGATGAGTTCAGACGATTTTTGCGATTGCGTGCTGAAGCTGTGGGCTTGCGTTGAAGTCTGCGCCGCTTCTTTGGTTTTACGCCGCGTGCTCCATTGATTTATAAGCGTAACAGTTAGGAGAATAGCCCCACCAGCTACCCCAAGCCAACCCAGACTGGGGTGGAAGATAAAAATTGCAGCAAAGAAGATCGGTGACCATGGGATATCGCATAGCGCAAGAATAACCGACGAAGAAAAGAATGATTGCAGACTCTCTATGTCACGCAGTTCATTGCCTAAAGGCTTTTGCGGGTCGGCATTAATGCTGCGTGAAATGACTGCACTAAAAACCCGCCCATCCATAGATTCTTGAAACCGTGCTCCAAATCTTGCCATCAACCTGCCGCGGGCAAAATCCAAAAGAGCCATCAATGCATAAAGCCCGCCGACCAGTAAAAAAAGCGCAACCAGCGTTTCTTCCGATCCAGAGCCAAGCACCCGGTCATAGATTTGCAGCATAAAAAGAGGGCCAGTTAGCATTAACAGATTCACAAAAATGCTAAACCCAAACACTGCCGCAAGAAAATGGAGGCTAGCATTGCGAGCTTCGCGTAACTCCCTGTTTCCTGCCTTGTTATCGTTTCGAAGTGCTTTCATTCTGGATCAACAACATTCTTCAGAGCCAATTCGATAAAACACGGTTTGTTTTTCAAGTGCAGATACTCAAAAAAGGCTAAACTGTTTGGCATAATCTCCTTCTTCCTTACGTCAATAATTTGCGGCAACCGCTCAGGGTGCGCAAGCACTGCCCAAGCAAAGAGCGCAGATTCAGTCTTGTTTTTTCCGTTAGATTGGTTGGTTGCATAGTCTGTCATTAAGGCACCATCCGCCCATTTTACCTTACGCCATATCCGACTGCATGGATAACCCAATTCCAGTGTAGTATGGACAGTCTATGAAAAACTGTTTCTTCCAGTTCTTCATTACGAACTCGAGCATGGATGTTCTCCAAGTAATGAATAAACAAATGTAAATCCGTCTTGCCAAAAGCTGTAACATCCTCTTTGTGATTCACCAAATAGCCATACCAAAACGGCATGATACTCGGCGGGTTACCAAGAGGTCCAGCGACCGGTTCTATCGATCTTCGAACTGCAGCTTTAGATCCACGATCAGAATGTGCCCAAATCCTTACTGAAGTGTTACCTACGTCATTGTCAACATAGTTGAAGGTCCTATCTTCAAAAAACGCCCTATCCCGTTTGTCCGCCGTATCTGCCAGTACGGACCCCATATAAACGATACATGAGAACGCTCTTGGGTCATTTGAGCATATGAATGCCAGATCGTTTGAAACTACTAAATCGTAAAAGAGGGTCTCTCCCAAATTCGATTGAGGTAATGCTAGTGAACCGTTTAATAATATTGCACGAGAAATCATCAAGAGCCTTATTCAAAACAACTATAAAAAATACACGCTTTGATTGTTTCTTAAGCTAAAAATTCAACAAAAGCAAATTTTTTTATGTTATTTCAATCTAGAATACATAAAATAATCCCCACACAAAACCTCTGAAAATTAAGCCAAAATTCTCAATACCAAAGCTGACCACTCAGCCAAAGTATTGCCATCCAGCCTGCTTAGCATGCAGCAAAACCCGTTCAATGCCGGGCTTTTCCATCATCGCCCTTTCCTCAACTTCTAAGATTTCATAGAGGTTTATAAGCTCATCACAAAAGCCCTGCCCTGCTATTATTTGTGTCACGACATTAAGGGCTTGTTGCAGCTTGCAAGGCTTCGCAGATTTCCCGCATCTACCGCACTTTGGTTGGCGCAGTTTGGGCTGCCTGACGTTAGGAGTCAAAACACCATCGTGTAGCCCCTCCCATCAAGTGCAATATGCTCGGGATTTTTTAAAGATATGATGCAAGCGCCAGTATTATTCTTCTCGGAGTTGATCATTTTTGGTGGAAGTTTCATAACAACAACCCCAATAAAAAGTTCAAGTGAATTAAAATTGAAATTGGATATCCGCAGCGCGGTGCGAATATACCCACGTAAGAAAAGCCTAGAAAGAACCTAACTCCTCAAATCATCGTAATGGATGCAGGGGCTGCAATGCGTCGATGTTTGATTTTATCTGTATCACATGGCGGCCCCCTTAAAACGCAGAACGCCGGGCGATCAACCCGGCGCAATTTTTGCAATCTTATGTACCAAAGGACGTAAAGAAATTTTTATGTCAAGAAATATCTGATAGGTTTTTGGGCGCGCGGGCGATCACCGCGGCCACCGCATCCGCGATCGCGTTCAGCCCGGCTTTAAAATCGCTTTTGCGCGCATTGCTCTGCCCAAAGCCGGCGCGGTTGATAATTTCGGTTTGTGTTGCGCCGTTTAAAACCACCGCGCGCCAGATCTCCAAGCCGCAACGCTTGACCGGGGCGCGGCCGCCGAAAACCAGCGGCTTGGCCTTGGCCGCCGCATCCATCCGGCGCAAGAAATGGGTTTGATCAACAAAACCCGATTGTCGGCCCTCACGCGGGCCAGCGCCGCCGCCGCCGGTCGCGGCAAACAGATCCGCCGGGCCGCGCGCACCGCCAGCCGCCACCGCTTCAGCCACCGCTTGATAGACCTCTATGGCGCCTCACCGCGCCGGTGATAGAGGATGCTCAACAGCCAAAGATCGGCGGCGCTTGAACGGTGTAGTTTAGCGGCCATTTCGGCCGATGCGGATTAACTCAAAGTGATGCGGTGCTTTTTGCATTTAATAATCCTTTTTCTATGCCTGGGGAGTTTGGGGATGTTGGGGAGGGGTGCCAGCTACTTATAAATAAAACACCTTTAAACACATAATTTCTTTTTATGCCTATATATACCCTCCCCATACTCCCCATAATATATAAGGGGTATAACCCCTTATATATAAACGATTTATCAAAATTTCACCCTCCCCCAAACCCCTAAAAAGTGTCCCCAAAGTGTCCCCAAAGCATCCCCAAAAATTCGTTTTTTTCTTTAAAATCAAAGCATGGCCGCACGCGGCCATTCCTTTTAATCTTTCTGGACTCCCCAAACTCCCCCGGTTCGGGGTCTTTATAGGGGCGCGGGGATAGCGTTGCCGGGGCATCAGGACGCCCCGCCCGGCGGGGTTTCGGTGAGATATCGGGTCGTAGCTTCATCCTCGCGCAGCTTGAATCCGGCAAAAACCATGTAGCCATGTGACTTGATTTTTGGAAAACCCTTTTCGACCACCGTATCGCGCAGCGCTGCATCCGAATAAATCCGCGCGCCATTATCGCGCGCCCAATTTTTAAAACAGCGGAAAAAATCAGCGGTGCGGTTGGGGTCATTTGTTTGAGAGGCTTTAGCGTTAAAAATTCACACCAAAACTAGAGCGCGATTTTCATTAATGCGCCATAGCGTCCCAAAAGACCTCCTCCTTGGCCGTAGTTTGGGCGGTGGTATTTATGGCCCAAAATATCCGCACGTATCCGATCATCAACCCCTGCGGCCAAAAGCTCATCCTCAACGTAATGGCGCAGTGAATATGCCGTATGAGACAGCGTTTCCTTGAGCCCGTTATTGAGTAGATATTTGTTGGTCACAGCGGACCACCCGCCAGCTTTACCTGCATATCTTTGGACCCCGCCACGCCCCATAATACGCTGCGCCGCTTCCAACGAAACCCCCAACAAAGGAATATCACGGCGCGTGTGTTTGACCTTTAGCTCACGGCCATGTGGCGCGATACGCAAAAACGGGATGTCTTCTTGAAGGTAAAAATCGGTAAGTGGTGCATCGGTTACTTCGCTCGGCCGTATCCCGGTATTGACCATCATCAGAAATATGTCCCGCGCCTCTGCATTAAGCTGGTCAAAGATGTGAGGAGCCAGCAAGCGCTCTGCCACCCATTGGCGGCTGAACGGCGGCCGGGTGGTTTCGCTTTCATTGGCCAAAGCCATTTTGGCAAACGGGTTTGGCAAATCATGCGAAGTAAGAGTGGTCCAAGTGTTCCAAATTTCTGCTAAATGCGTAAAATCTTTATTTGCTGAACCGGGCGCCATGCCATTGGCCACGCGATCAAACCACCAAGCGCGAAACTTCAAAGCATCAGCGCGGCTTATTTCATCAACGGGCCGTGCAGAACCGGGCCCCATGACCGTTAGGAAATTTTTCACTGCCCTTTGACGCGGCAACGCCCAGCGATGCCTTTGCCCGTCTGATTTCTTCAAATGCCTATGGCGTGTCAGATCGATATATTCTTTCAGAACCCCTGCAAGATCCGGTAAAACCACTCCAGAAAGACCCAAAACGGCATCCAGAACAACAGGCTTATCAATCGCATTCTCTAGGCTAATGAGCCGTTCAGCCAGATCATCAATGGGACCTGTGAGCAGCTCAGAGAATGGCTTATATGGAAATCCCCGCGATTGCGCCAGCTTTTGCGCCACCAGAAAATGTTGCCGAGCCGATCCCGGATCACTGCTGGCCAGTGCCTCCCACTCGGCAAGCTTTGCTGCCTCGATTATCGCTGATTTTTGTAATGCGACTGTTTTGCTATCAGTGTTGAGCGCCACACGCAGCTGCTGTACCGGCCGCCCAGACACGCCAAGCACCACGCGCCTAAATCGCTTTGGCACCCGCTTGACCCAGTAATAGCGGCCCCTGTCCAAATGAACCCCCACCCGCTCAAAACCAGCTTTGATAAAAAGGCCACCTTAAATGCGTGCGTAAACCCATAACATCTCTTCCATTCTACGGGACCAACGCCAAATCAACATGCGCCCGCAGTCACAAGAGAGGGACTAAATTGGTTAATAAATTGTGAAAATGTTGAGGGATTTGTTGAGGGATTTAGGCAGATATTTTAACACAGCCTCACCGCCAAAACCCATAAGACACTGATAGTTCACGGTTTAATCAGAAATAATTACAATATACGTGCTTGATAGTGGCGCACCCGAGAGGATTCGAACCTCTGGCCTCTGCCTTCGGAGGGCAGCGCTCTATCCAGCTGAGCTACGGGTGCCTTTGCGACGCGGTATAGCGGCTAGGCATTCTTGCCGCAACGATTAAATGCGGCGCTCTAACCTAAGAGGTCTTGGGCCAATTGCAAACCATCCACCAAAGCGTCTACCTCTTGTTTAGTATTATAGAAAGCAAATGAAGCGCGGCAGGATGCTGTAATTCCCAAATGATCCATAAGCGGCCCGGCACAATGCTGACCCGCTCTTACTGCTATGCCTTTTTTATCAAGAATTGTTGAAATATCATGCGCATGCGCTGCCCCCGCCATGGTAAACGAGAAAATTGCGCCTCGCTCATTGGCTGGTCCCTGCAGGTTAAGCCAATTCAACGCCTGTAAACGAGATAGTGCATATTTTACTATGCCATCTTCATGTGCTGCAATATTTTGCATACCTAGATTCATCATATAATCAAGCGCAACACCCAAGCCGATCGTTTGGACAATTCCAGGTGTTCCTGCCTCAAACATCATTGGTGGATCATTATAGATCACGTTGTCTTTGTGAACTTCGCGGATCATATCGCCGCCGCCCATAAACGGTCGCATTTCAAGCATCCGATCTTTGCGAATAAAGATCGCACCAGAGCCCGAAGGCCCACAAAGCTTATGGCCTGTGATCGCATAAAAGTCGCAGCCAATGTCTGATATATCTACCGGCATATGTGCCGCGGCCTGCGACCCATCCACCAATACGGGTACACCCCTGCTGGCGGCCGCGGAGCAGATGGATTTCACATCCACTTTGGACCCCAGCACATTCGACATATGGGTGACGGCAATGAGCCGGGTTTTCGGCCCAATAGCATCGATGACCGCTTGCGGATCAAGTGCGCCCCTGTCATCGATATCAACCCATGTTAACTTGATACCATAGCGTTCGCGCAAAAACTGCCAAGGGACGATATTGGCGTGATGCTCCATAACGCTTAAAATAATTTCATCGCCCGGCTGCATCACGTTCATTGCCCAGCCATAGGCAACTGTATTGATCCCCTCGGTTGTTCCCGAGTTTAAAACAATCTCATTTTCATCAAAAACGTTAAGAAATTTCGCGACAATGCCGCGTACTGCTTCATATTTATCCGTTGCCAGATTGCTGAGAAAATGCAGCCCGCGATGCACATTGGCATACTCGTTTGAATAGGCATTAGAGATGGCATCAATCACCACATTTGGCTTTTGGGAGGATGCGCCATTATCAAGATAAACCAATGGTTTATTATTAACCTGCCGGTGCAGAATGGGAAAATCAGCACGGATTTTTTCAACATCAAATACCACTACCCACACCCCCCAGATCGACAAATAATAAAATAATCAAAATCAGTCCAAACATCCCAATTGCACTGCCCAGTAAAGCAACGAGGGAGGATTTAAGCATGTTATCGAATTGATGCACTTCGTCAAAAAATGCAATAAAAATCCAAAGTGACCAGCCAATTGTTCCAAGGAGAACAAATATCGCAAATCCAAATGGTAAAATCAGTGTGAAAGTGAGAACCACCTGCATGCCCAATTTAACTACTTGGAACCATGCGACCAAACCCATCACGGCTTGGAAAGACCCTTGTCCAGAGAACTTTGGCCCGATCCAAGCAATGCCAAGAGAAATAGCAAGATTGGTTACCAGTGTAATTGCAGCAAATTGCCAAGGTGAAAGGAGAGATACAACCAGCCACTGTTGCTCTTGAAAAAGTGTTTCAAAGCCAAAAATCAAAACAGTGTTGGCGCAAACCGTTACCAAAAATAAAGAAAAAACCGCATCATAGGACAGATCAAGCGCCAAAAACTGCTTTGCGGCGGCTTTGGGTTCAACAAAGCTCTGTCGAAACAGCATTTGTATATTGACACTAGATGTCATTCTGGCTGATGTCCTGCAGCCCGAAGACCGGCAATGACAAACCAAATAAAACTTGCCAGCCAGATCACTTCAACAAAGGTTTTCATCGCCGAGGCCCCAATAAATCCACCAATTACCCCAACCACGAGCAGCAAAGGCGCCGTGGCCAGAAAAGCCCAAAATATTGCAGTTCTTGTTTGAGCGCCCGAGCGCTTTGATCCCATAAGATAGCCGATAAACTGAACCAGCCCAGCCAAAATGTAGAACATTAAAGGGGCCAGAAAAATCCAGGCATACAAGGCTCCACCTATCAACATATCAAGAGCTTGCCCTTCAATAAAAGACTGTCGTGCCAATCGGGGCCACTGTGCAATAAAGGCAATAACGCAGCCGCCGGCTAAGAACCCCAACGCCCTATCTTCGCGTGCTCCATTGGCCACAAATTGTGCGACGACGACCTGTGGGCGGTGGTAACTTCTAATAATATTCCCAATCAAAGACATCTTACGTGCGCCGCCTTGCTAGCCAGCCTTCAAGCCATTCGACAACGCACTCTCTGAGCTGTGCATCATCAATTTCATTCACCGCTTCCGCCAGAAAAGACAAAGTGAGCATATCGGTCGCCATTGCCTGCGGAACGCCGCGAGACCGAAGATAAAAGAGTGCATCTTCGTCCACCGCGCCTGATGTAGAGCCGTGTGAACACGCGACATCATCCGCATAAATTTCTAATTCAGGCTTGGCAAGAAACTGGCTATCTTCATCAAGCAGCAGGGATTGACTGATTTGATATCCATCCGTTTTTTGTGCATGCTGTTTGACTAAAATCTTTCCCTGAAAAACGCCGGTCGCTCCATTTCGGAGCACTTTCTTAAAGACCTGGCGACTTTCACATCCCACTGCATCATGGGTCACAAAGACAGTGTCATCATGAACAAAATCACCATCACCAACGCAGGCGCCTGCCACATGGGCAACACCATCATCTCCAAGCAATTCAATAACACATTCATTGCGGGTCAGAGCCCCGTTTGCAGTCAGTGTGAAAGACTTAAAGGTACTTTCCTGCTGTAACCTTGCAAAGTGATGCGTTGCTGCAAGCCGTTGATGATCGCGACCTTGAATCCGGATATGGCGAAAGCTACCTGCCGCACCGATATCTGTTTCCAATACTAAATTACT
The nucleotide sequence above comes from Rhodobacteraceae bacterium Araon29. Encoded proteins:
- a CDS encoding HlyD family type I secretion periplasmic adaptor subunit; the protein is MSGGYSHRWRGRFAFLTGFVALIMLIGLLGVWGTQTKIAGAVIATGLIKVENNRQVVQHADGGIVGFIYARNGDRVEAGQTLLRLDDTDIRSELAIIEQQIVEKSARIARLRAERDGVADFTVNLNGLMHVPSEELISGQYRLFLAHRASYENELAQLKEQITQTLEQVSGVDAQIDALHIQIDLLDQEISANEKLEGQGLVIRSKLLEQQRNRARLQGERGRLVSLRGQHMSAIAALELGKIRLKTTIREKAITEIRDLETVRSELFEKQGVALRKLSRMEVTAPVAGIVFGSQVFALQSVVEKAKAIMFIVPQDQALVVSAKVPAPDVDQIVVGQEVSLRFTALDQRFTPEIFGVLNTISADSFLDEATGKAYYEVEISPIKTELSKLGDQSLVPGMPVDAYIRTAERSPLSYLTKPLADYFYRAFREG
- a CDS encoding type I secretion system permease/ATPase codes for the protein MKALRNDNKAGNRELREARNASLHFLAAVFGFSIFVNLLMLTGPLFMLQIYDRVLGSGSEETLVALFLLVGGLYALMALLDFARGRLMARFGARFQESMDGRVFSAVISRSINADPQKPLGNELRDIESLQSFFSSSVILALCDIPWSPIFFAAIFIFHPSLGWLGVAGGAILLTVTLINQWSTRRKTKEAAQTSTQAHSFSTQSQKSSELILSQGMLPDVLKRWVSYRRNALDHSMRSNDLGGAFSTLSKSFRLFLQSAMLAFGAYLVLKGDLTGGAIIAGSILLGRALQPIEQTLSGWSQFQRAIDSWQSLSTLLTEVPVTKEKHGLTRPKAHLSVVGVTVIPPAGDVATLQQISFEVAPGEALGLIGNSGSGKSTMARAITGLWPTTLGEIRFGGATIEQYDQVTLGKLIGYLPQNITLFQGTIAENIARMSDKPDDSAVEEAAQKAHAHDLITSLPQGYNTLLDGGDGMLSGGQRQRIALARAFYGNPSLLILDEPNSALDSEGSEALNKAIIDMKAENKAVIVMTHRPMAISQCDTLVVLKQGLIRAHGPRNEVLQRLVKNVPQIHQAENQKEAF
- a CDS encoding tyrosine-type recombinase/integrase codes for the protein MDRGRYYWVKRVPKRFRRVVLGVSGRPVQQLRVALNTDSKTVALQKSAIIEAAKLAEWEALASSDPGSARQHFLVAQKLAQSRGFPYKPFSELLTGPIDDLAERLISLENAIDKPVVLDAVLGLSGVVLPDLAGVLKEYIDLTRHRHLKKSDGQRHRWALPRQRAVKNFLTVMGPGSARPVDEISRADALKFRAWWFDRVANGMAPGSANKDFTHLAEIWNTWTTLTSHDLPNPFAKMALANESETTRPPFSRQWVAERLLAPHIFDQLNAEARDIFLMMVNTGIRPSEVTDAPLTDFYLQEDIPFLRIAPHGRELKVKHTRRDIPLLGVSLEAAQRIMGRGGVQRYAGKAGGWSAVTNKYLLNNGLKETLSHTAYSLRHYVEDELLAAGVDDRIRADILGHKYHRPNYGQGGGLLGRYGALMKIAL
- the sufS gene encoding SufS family cysteine desulfurase, encoding MVFDVEKIRADFPILHRQVNNKPLVYLDNGASSQKPNVVIDAISNAYSNEYANVHRGLHFLSNLATDKYEAVRGIVAKFLNVFDENEIVLNSGTTEGINTVAYGWAMNVMQPGDEIILSVMEHHANIVPWQFLRERYGIKLTWVDIDDRGALDPQAVIDAIGPKTRLIAVTHMSNVLGSKVDVKSICSAAASRGVPVLVDGSQAAAHMPVDISDIGCDFYAITGHKLCGPSGSGAIFIRKDRMLEMRPFMGGGDMIREVHKDNVIYNDPPMMFEAGTPGIVQTIGLGVALDYMMNLGMQNIAAHEDGIVKYALSRLQALNWLNLQGPANERGAIFSFTMAGAAHAHDISTILDKKGIAVRAGQHCAGPLMDHLGITASCRASFAFYNTKQEVDALVDGLQLAQDLLG
- a CDS encoding YIP1 family protein; the protein is MSLIGNIIRSYHRPQVVVAQFVANGAREDRALGFLAGGCVIAFIAQWPRLARQSFIEGQALDMLIGGALYAWIFLAPLMFYILAGLVQFIGYLMGSKRSGAQTRTAIFWAFLATAPLLLVVGVIGGFIGASAMKTFVEVIWLASFIWFVIAGLRAAGHQPE